A single region of the Oryzias melastigma strain HK-1 linkage group LG23, ASM292280v2, whole genome shotgun sequence genome encodes:
- the LOC112155920 gene encoding shaker-related potassium channel tsha2: MTVVPAENLDETVALAALSAQDVFEPEPGQNQDCCERVVINISGLRFETQLKTLAQFPATLLGDPRKRMRFFDPLRNEYFFDRNRPSFDAILYYYQSGGRLRRPVNVPVDIFLEEIRFYELGEEVIENFKEDEGFIKEEERPLPARDFQRQVWLLFEYPESSGPARGIAIVSVLVILISIVIFCLETLPEFREDARDLKTANGTALVERTNPFTDPFFIVETLCIIWFSFELLVRFLACPSKPAFFKNMMNSIDIVAIMPYFITLGLELAEHQGNGQQAMSLAILRVIRLVRVFRIFKLSRHSKGLQILGKTLQASMRELGLLIFFLFIGVILFSSAVYFAETDDPDSVFSSIPDAFWWAVVSMTTVGYGDMCPVTIGGKIVGSLCAIAGVLTIALPVPVIVSNFNYFYHRETEHEEQFQYTHVTCGQQPPPAFGELKSSDSRASLSRSEDADSIKYTNCSPRKGALSDV; this comes from the coding sequence ATGACCGTGGTGCCCGCGGAGAACCTGGACGAGACGGTGGCGCTGGCCGCGCTGTCCGCCCAGGACGTGTTCGAGCCCGAACCGGGCCAGAACCAGGACTGCTGCGAGCGCGTGGTCATCAACATCTCCGGGCTGCGCTTCGAGACGCAGCTGAAGACGCTCGCGCAGTTTCCCGCCACCCTGCTGGGGGACCCGCGCAAGAGGATGCGCTTCTTCGACCCGCTCCGGAACGAGTACTTCTTCGACCGGAACCGGCCCAGCTTTGACGCCATCCTGTACTACTACCAGTCCGGCGGGCGGCTGCGCAGACCCGTCAACGTGCCGGTGGACATCTTCCTGGAGGAGATCCGGTTCTACGAGCTGGGGGAGGAGGTGATCGAGAACTTCAAGGAGGACGAGGGCTTCATCAAGGAGGAGGAGCGCCCGCTGCCTGCGCGCGACTTCCAGCGGCAGGTCTGGCTGCTGTTCGAGTACCCGGAGAGCTCCGGGCCCGCGCGCGGCATCGCCATCGTGTCCGTGCTCGTCATCCTCATCTCCATCGTCATCTTCTGCCTGGAGACGCTGCCGGAGTTCCGGGAGGACGCCAGAGACCTTAAGACCGCCAACGGAACCGCGCTCGTGGAGCGGACCAACCCATTCACGGACCCGTTCTTCATCGTGGAGACGCTGTGCATCATCTGGTTCTCCTTCGAGCTGCTTGTGCGCTTCCTGGCGTGCCCGAGCAAGCCCGCCTTCTTCAAGAACATGATGAACTCCATCGACATCGTGGCCATCATGCCGTACTTCATCACGCTCGGGCTGGAGCTGGCGGAGCACCAGGGCAACGGCCAGCAGGCCATGTCTCTGGCCATCCTCAGGGTCATCCGCCTCGTGCGCGTCTTCCGCATCTTCAAGCTTTCGCGCCACTCCAAGGGGCTGCAGATCCTGGGGAAGACGCTGCAGGCCAGCATGCGCGAGCTGGGGCTGctcatcttcttcctcttcatcgGAGTCATCCTCTTCTCCAGCGCCGTCTACTTCGCGGAGACGGACGACCCGGACTCGGTCTTCTCCAGCATCCCGGACGCCTTCTGGTGGGCCGTGGTCTCCATGACGACGGTGGGCTACGGGGACATGTGTCCGGTCACCATCGGCGGGAAGATCGTGGGCTCGCTGTGCGCCATCGCGGGCGTCCTGACCATCGCGCTGCCGGTTCCGGTCATCGTCTCCAACTTCAACTACTTCTACCACCGCGAGACGGAGCACGAGGAGCAGTTCCAGTACACGCACGTGACCTGCGGGCAGCAGCCGCCGCCGGCCTTCGGGGAGCTGAAGAGCAGCGACAGCAGAGCGTCGCTGTCCCGCTCCGAGGACGCGGA